The Microbacterium sp. SORGH_AS_0862 genome has a segment encoding these proteins:
- a CDS encoding condensation domain-containing protein, which produces MRLTNVAHLRLPTGRLHSYDVAIEATDEELPVSFDQGRHVGEGDRPGSWMAISFRLAGAERHALGRAWDAVVARHGTLRTVFRAGERVRLFAGEQTPGVWRTHATDAGMTTALREAFDSGCRPHAAGSFLLCLVEPDAGEPVVVIGSDHAHVDMWSLLVLGRDLDRALRRVQAGEDADLAPAHPFAEHTALLEAMGDSPAGVRDEWERLLAAGGQAMPRFPLPLGDMSRAHDEVVEVRDVLDPAQVVELTRVADVRGVRPTAVALAAVTRATRRVADAPLRAVFPVHSRNDPRWTDAVGWFITNSVIECEDGDPAACAADVRRALQLGSHPLAPVFAPRGGMPRTPGMFALSWLDTRRLPVAVDDPQASWISAVIRTNGVMIWFVINDTGLHLRCRYPDTPEARASLTLWLDAVESELKAAATASVPVAG; this is translated from the coding sequence ATGCGCCTCACGAATGTCGCCCACCTCCGGCTCCCGACCGGGCGACTGCACAGCTATGACGTCGCGATCGAAGCGACGGACGAGGAGCTGCCCGTCTCGTTCGATCAGGGCCGCCATGTCGGAGAGGGCGATCGTCCGGGATCGTGGATGGCGATCTCGTTCCGGCTCGCAGGCGCCGAGCGCCACGCACTGGGTCGGGCATGGGATGCGGTCGTCGCCCGTCACGGAACCCTCCGCACCGTCTTCCGTGCGGGCGAGCGCGTGAGGCTGTTCGCGGGCGAGCAGACGCCCGGCGTGTGGCGCACCCACGCCACGGACGCAGGCATGACCACGGCGCTGCGGGAGGCGTTCGACTCCGGCTGCCGCCCGCACGCGGCGGGCTCCTTCCTGCTGTGTCTCGTGGAGCCGGATGCGGGCGAGCCGGTCGTCGTCATCGGCAGCGACCACGCCCATGTCGACATGTGGTCCCTCCTGGTGCTGGGCCGCGACCTGGATCGCGCGCTGCGCCGCGTGCAGGCGGGCGAGGACGCGGACCTGGCGCCCGCGCATCCGTTCGCCGAGCACACCGCGCTGCTGGAGGCCATGGGCGACTCGCCCGCCGGCGTCCGCGACGAGTGGGAGCGACTGCTCGCGGCCGGCGGGCAGGCCATGCCGCGCTTCCCGCTTCCGCTGGGCGACATGAGCCGCGCCCACGACGAGGTCGTGGAGGTGCGCGACGTCCTCGATCCCGCACAGGTCGTGGAGCTGACCCGGGTCGCGGACGTACGCGGCGTGCGGCCGACCGCGGTCGCGCTCGCGGCGGTCACGCGCGCCACCCGTCGTGTCGCCGACGCGCCCCTGCGTGCCGTGTTCCCCGTGCACAGCCGCAACGATCCGCGGTGGACGGATGCGGTGGGCTGGTTCATCACGAACTCGGTCATCGAGTGCGAGGACGGCGACCCGGCCGCGTGCGCCGCGGATGTCCGCCGCGCACTGCAGCTCGGCTCGCATCCCCTCGCTCCCGTGTTCGCCCCGCGCGGCGGGATGCCTCGCACTCCGGGCATGTTCGCGCTGTCATGGCTGGACACGCGTCGCCTGCCCGTGGCGGTCGACGACCCGCAGGCATCGTGGATCTCCGCGGTGATCCGCACGAACGGCGTGATGATCTGGTTCGTCATCAACGACACCGGGCTGCATCTGCGCTGCCGCTACCCCGACACCCCCGAGGCGCGTGCCTCTCTCACGCTCTGGCTGGATGCGGTGGAGAGCGAGCTCAAGGCGGCGGCGACCGCATCCGTTCCGGTCGCGGGCTGA
- a CDS encoding peptide MFS transporter, whose product MTAPESTTRDTRFFGQPWALAHVFGVEMWERFSFYGMQGILLIYLYYSATEGGLGLDKAVATGIVGAYGGAVYLSTILGAWIADRLLGSERVLFFSAIVIMAGHIALAVLPGFAGVGIGLALVALGSGGLKANATSVVGTLYADDDPRRDGGFSLFYLGINLGAFFGALVTGLLQSVAGFHWGFGLAAVGMAIGLVQYAFGRRQLPAEARAVPNPLPRERRALWIGIAAAGVAVIAASVLLGIVRADNLALVVIVVTIVSAIAYFAVILGSRRIDATERSRVYAFIPLFVVSVGFWSLYQQQFTVLTIYSDERLNRDLFGWEMPVSWVQSINPVFIILLSGVFAALWTKLGRRQPSTPVKFAIGAIVMGLAFWLFLIWANGGQNTTPLLGVIGILFVFTVAELFISPIGLSVSTKLGPTIFHTQMVALFFLSVALGTAIAGQMGEYYDPENEVGYFSILGVIAIALGVALLLAVKPVLRLMRGVR is encoded by the coding sequence ATGACTGCGCCCGAGAGCACCACGCGCGACACCCGCTTCTTCGGACAGCCCTGGGCACTCGCCCACGTGTTCGGCGTGGAGATGTGGGAGCGGTTCAGCTTCTACGGCATGCAGGGGATCCTGCTGATCTACCTGTACTACTCCGCGACCGAGGGCGGGCTCGGCCTCGACAAGGCCGTCGCGACCGGCATCGTCGGCGCCTACGGAGGCGCCGTGTACCTCTCGACGATCCTCGGCGCGTGGATCGCCGACCGCCTGCTCGGCTCCGAACGCGTGCTGTTCTTCAGCGCGATCGTGATCATGGCAGGGCACATCGCGCTCGCCGTGCTGCCCGGCTTCGCGGGCGTCGGCATCGGCCTCGCGCTCGTGGCCCTCGGCTCCGGCGGACTGAAAGCCAACGCCACATCCGTTGTCGGCACGCTGTACGCCGACGACGATCCCCGCCGCGACGGCGGATTCTCGCTGTTCTATCTGGGCATCAACCTCGGGGCGTTCTTCGGCGCATTGGTGACCGGGCTGCTGCAGTCGGTCGCCGGCTTCCACTGGGGCTTCGGCCTCGCGGCGGTCGGCATGGCCATCGGTCTCGTGCAGTACGCCTTCGGGCGTCGCCAGCTGCCCGCCGAGGCGCGCGCCGTGCCGAATCCGCTGCCGCGCGAGCGGCGCGCGCTGTGGATCGGGATCGCCGCGGCCGGCGTCGCCGTCATCGCGGCGAGCGTGCTGCTCGGCATCGTGCGCGCCGACAACCTGGCCCTCGTCGTCATCGTCGTCACGATCGTGTCCGCGATCGCCTACTTCGCCGTCATTCTGGGCTCTCGGCGGATCGACGCGACCGAACGCTCACGGGTCTACGCGTTCATTCCGCTGTTCGTCGTGAGCGTCGGTTTCTGGTCGCTCTACCAGCAGCAGTTCACGGTGCTGACGATCTACTCCGATGAACGGCTCAACCGCGACCTGTTCGGCTGGGAGATGCCCGTCTCGTGGGTACAGTCGATCAACCCGGTGTTCATCATCCTGCTCTCCGGGGTCTTCGCGGCCCTCTGGACGAAACTCGGCCGGCGGCAGCCGTCGACGCCCGTCAAGTTCGCGATCGGCGCGATCGTCATGGGCCTCGCGTTCTGGCTGTTCCTCATCTGGGCGAACGGCGGGCAGAACACCACACCGCTGCTGGGCGTCATCGGCATCCTGTTCGTGTTCACGGTCGCCGAGCTGTTCATCTCGCCGATCGGTCTCTCGGTGTCGACGAAGCTCGGGCCGACGATCTTCCACACTCAGATGGTCGCGCTGTTCTTTCTGTCGGTGGCGCTGGGCACCGCGATCGCCGGGCAGATGGGCGAGTACTACGACCCCGAGAACGAGGTCGGCTACTTCTCGATCCTCGGGGTCATCGCGATCGCCCTCGGCGTCGCGCTGCTGCTGGCTGTGAAGCCCGTGCTGCGGCTCATGAGAGGTGTGCGCTGA